From the Polynucleobacter acidiphobus genome, the window ACGATCTTCAGAAGTTCCGCCAGTTGCACAGTATTACGGCTGGCCACCCCGAAGTCGGCATCACGCCCGGCGTAGAAACTACTACCGGCCCCCTTGGCCAAGGCCTTGCCAATGCGGTGGGGATGGCTCTGGCAGAGTCCCTCTTAGCCAAGCGCTTTAACCGCCCAAACCACTCCATCATTGATCACCACACCTATACCTTCTTAGGGGATGGTTGCCTGATGGAGGGCGTGAGTCATGAGGCCTGCTCCTTGGCGGGAGTCTGGGGCTTAAATAAACTCATTTGCTTTTATGACGACAATGGCATCTCAATTGACGGGCATGTCGATGGTTGGTTTCGAGACGATACCGCCAAGCGTTTTGAAGCCTACGGTTGGAATGTGATTGGTCCAATTGACGGTCACGATGCCAACGCCATCTCACACGCCATCGGGCAAGCCAAGAGCGAGTCCAAGCGCCCAAGCTTGATTATTTGTAAGACCACCATTGGTTGGGGAGCCCCCAATATGGCGGGCACCCATGATGTACACGGCGCCCCCTTGGGTGAAAAAGAAGCCCAGGCAACCCGCCAAGCATTGGGCTGGACCCACGCACCGTTTGTGATCCCTGCATCAATCAAAGAGGCATGGAGTGCGATCGCGGCAGGTAAGGCTAAACAGGCTGCTTGGGATGCAGCGTTTGCCAACTACCAGCGTGAGTTCCCTGAGCTTGCCAAAGAATTACTACGCCGCGTTGATCAAAACTTCCCCGAGGGTTGGAACAATACCAAGTCCCAACTCTTTGCTAGCATGAAAGCGACTGAGGCGCCAACAGCCAGTCGTAAATCATCGCAACAGGTTTTAGAGGTTTTGGTTCCAGCATTACCTGAGCTATTGGGTGGTTCTGCTGATCTCACTGGTTCTAACCTCACTGCTGCGAAAGCCAGCATCACCTGGCACCAAAAGCCCGATCAAGTGGCGAACTATTTATCCTATGGCGTGCGCGAATTTGGTATGAGCGCCATCATGAATGGCATTGCATTGCATAAAGGCTTTATCCCCTATGGCGGCACCTTCGCAGTGTTCTCGGATTACGCCCGCAATGCCATGCGCATGAGTGCTCTCATGCACCAACGTGTCATTTATGTGTTGACGCACGACTCGATTGGTCTGGGGGAGGATGGGCCTACCCACCAACCGATTGAACATGCGGCTAGCTTACGACTCATTCCAAACCTCGATCTCTGGCGACCCTGCGATGGATTTGAAACGGCTGTCGCATGGACTGCTGCAATCGAGCGCACCGATGGACCCAGCGCACTCTTTTTATCTCGCCAAAATTTACCCCAGCTCACCCAGGCGATTACGGAAGCTCAGGTATTAAAGGGTGCTTATGTCCTATCAGATGCTCCCAATCCCGAAGCAGTGCTGATCGCAACCGGCTCCGAAGTGAGTCTAGCGATGCAAGCCCAAGCGCTCTTACGCACCAAAGGTAAGTCGGTACGCGTGGTATCCATGCCATGTACCTCGGCCTTTGATCGTCAGTCTCGCGAGTGGCAAGACGAGGTCTTGCCCAAGGGTGTGCGCCGAATTGCGATTGAAGCCGGGCAGGGCGATCTCTGGTGGAAGTATGTCGGCTTAGACGGCGCCGTCGTTGGTATTAATCGGTTTGGAGAATCAGCGCCTGCACCAGCGGTTTATCAAGCCTTGGGTGTTACCGTTGACCGAATTGTTGAACTTGTTTTGTCCTAGAGGAAAAAATGGCATTAATTTCATTAAGACAGCTTTTAGATCACGCCGCTGAGCACCATTACGGACTGCCAGCATTCAATGTCAATAACATGGAGCAGATCCATGCCATCATGCAGGCCGCTGATCAGGTTGATAGCCCTGTAATTTTGCAAGCCTCAGCAGGCGCTCGCAAATATGCGGGTGAGCCATTCCTGCGGATGCTAGTGCTCGCAGCGGTTGAGCAGTACCCTCACATTCCAATTTGTATGCATCAGGATCATGGCGCATCACCCGCCGTCTGCCAAGCATCGATTCGTAGTGGCTTTTCTAGTGTGATGATGGATGGCTCACTAAAAGAAGATGCCAAGACCCCAGCTGATTTTGCCTATAACGTGGATGTGACCCGTCGAGTGGTCGATATGGCGCATGCGGTTGGTGTCTCAGTGGAAGGTGAGTTAGGTTGCTTAGGTTCATTAGAAACTGGACAAGCGGGCGATGAGGATGGCAGTGGGGCAGAGGGCGTACTTGATCACTCGCAGCTCCTCACAGATCCAGACGAGGCAGCCGAGTTCGTTGCGAAGACCCAGGTGGATGCGCTCGCGATTGCGATTGGTACCAGTCATGGTGCGTATAAGTTCACCAGACCACCCACTGGAGATATTTTGGCAATCGATCGCATTAAGGCCATCAATCAGCGGATTCCGAATACGCATTTGGTGATGCATGGATCATCGAGTGTGCCGCAAGAGTGGTTGGCGATTATTCGTGAACATGGAGGCACAATTAAAGAAACCTATGGTGTGCCAGTAGAAGAGATCGTTGAAGGAATTAAGCACGGCGTGCGCAAGATTAATATTGACACTGATATTCGTTTGGCGATGACCGGAGCGATCCGGAAATTTTTCTCAGAACACCCAGAAGAATTTGATCCACGCGCTTTTCTCAAGGTTGCTACGGCAGCCGCCAAAGGGATTTGCGAGGCGCGCTTCAAATCGTTTGGATGCGCTGGGCAAGCGAGCAAGATTAAGGTGATTCCCTTGGAGAAGATGGCAGTGCGCTACGCCAAGGGAGAACTAAAAGCCGTTGTGCAGTAATGATTGAGTACAAGAAATCAAGAGGAAAACATGACGATCCGAGTTGCAATTAATGGATATGGCCGGATTGGCCGGATGGTATTGCGCGCGCTCTACGAAGAGGCGATGCAGAATAAAAAACGTGATATTCAAATTGTCGCCATTAATGCGATGGGCGATATTGATATCAATGCGCATCTCACCCAATATGACTCCGCCCATGGCCGTTTTCCGGGAACAGTAAGCGTTGACGGCGATTACATGGTGGTGAATGGCGATCGGATTCGGATGTACTCGACTCGCAATCCCCTTGAAACCCCATGGGGCAAAGAGGGCGTTGATCTGGTGCTCGAGTGCTCAGGTAAGTTCACTTCGAAAGAAAAGGCCATGGTGCACATTCAGCAGGGAGCTAAGAAGGTATTGATCTCAGCCCCCGGTGAAAAGGATGTGGATGCCACAATTGTGTATGGCGTCAATGAGAAGGTCTTAAAACCAACCGATGTGGTGGTCTCCAACGCGAGCTGTACCACCAATTGCTTAGCACCCCTCGTTAAGCCCTTACTGGAGAAGATTGGAATTGAATCTGGCCTGATGACCACGATTCATGCGTTTACCAACGATCAAGTACTTACCGATGTGTATCACAAGGATAAGCGTCGGGCACGCTCAGCCGTGAGTAGCATGATCCCCACCAAAACCGGTGCTGCTAAAGCGGTTGGTCTCGTACTACCAGAACTGGCTGGCCGCTTTGATGGCTTTGCGATGCGCGTACCCACCATCAATGTCTCGGTCGTTGATCTCACCTTTATTGCCAAGCGTCCTACCTCGGTGGATGAGGTTCATCAAATACTGCAGGCGGCAAGTGAGCATGAGCTCAAAGGCATTTTGGGCTTTAATACCTTGCCTTTGGTATCGATTGACTTTAATCATGACCCCCGACCCAGTATTTATGACGCTTCACAAACACGGGTCTCGAGCGATGGCAAGCTGGTCAAGGTCTTGGCGTGGTACGACAACGAATGGGGCTACTCCGTGCAAATGCTCAATGCGGCAGAAGCCCTGATGGCGGTATAAGGCATTGGCCAGCCGACCCCCTACCCGAAAACAAGACCCTGACTCGGCCTTGGTTGACGATATTCGTCTGCTTGGGCGCATTCTAGGGGATGTGATTCGGGAGCAAGAGGGCGTTGCAGTATTTAATTTGATTGAGCAGATTCGGGTCCTATCGGTCCGGTTTCATCGCCATGGTGATGAGAATACCAACAAGGAGCTTAAGAAGCTTTTAAAAGGATTGAGTGCCGATGATGCGGTGAAGGTCATTCGTGCCTTTACCTACTTTAGTCACTTGGCAAATTTGGCAGAGGATCGTCATCAATTACGACGTCAAGCCGCCCAAGAGCGGATTGCCAGCCAACAGCCCGGTAGTATTGATTTGGCCTTAGAACGAATTCATGCGGCAGGTATTAGTAAAGAGACCATTGTTAAGACCCTTACTGATAGTTATTTGTCACCCGTACTGACTGCGCACCCAACCGAAGTGCAACGCAAAAGTATTTTGGATGCAGAGCGGAGCATTGCTCAATTATTGCTAAATCGCGATCAGATTAAGGATCGAGCAAAAGCGTATCAGCTCAAAAAAGATCGTTTATGCGAGCGTGAGCTTGCCGACAATGAATTGCAAATCAAAGCACGCGTGATTCAGTTATGGCAAACCCGTTTATTGCGTTACACCAAACTGAAGGTTGCCGACGAAATTGAAAATGCTTTGAGTTACTACGAGGCTACTTTTTTACGGGAGATCCCCAAGCTCTATGCTGAGCTGGAAGACCGTTTGGGGCAACCGCATATCGCATCCTTTTTGCGGATGGGTCAATGGACCGGGGGCGATCGGGACGGCAACCCGAATGTTACTGCCCAAACCTTGGAATATGCTCTAAAACGGCAGGCCGAGATGATATTGCGGCACTACTTAACCGAGGTGCATTATCTGGGTACGGAGCTCTCGCTGTCCGCATTCTTAGTGGGTTTTCCAAAGCCTATGCAAGCCTTGGCAAATCGCTCCCCCGATGAGAATGAACATCGCATGGATGAGCCTTATCGGCGAGCCTTGACCGGGATTTACTCGCGACTCGCCGCCACACTCAAAGACTTAACCGGGGGCGATGCAGCGCGACACGCAGTACCACCCCAAAATCCCTATCAAACTGCTGAAGAATTCTTGGGCGATCTACAGATTATTGAGAGCTCATTACGGTCTCACTCTGCAGAGGCTCTCATTAATCAGCGTTTAAGGGCGCTCATCCGTGCGGTTGAAGTATTTGGATTTCATTTGGCCACTGTGGACTTACGCCAGAGCTCGGATCAGCATGAGGAGGTATTGCAAGAGTTGCTGGCTGTCGCCAAGATTGAGAACAACTACCGAGATTTAGACGAGACCGCTAAGCAGGCATTATTAATTCGCTTACTCAATGAAGCACGACCGCTGAGGGTGGTTGGCGCAGCGTATTCCCCCCACACGATGAGTGAGCTTGCTATTTTTGCCCTTGCCAAAGGCCTGCGTGAGCGTTTTGGTGCGGATGCGATCCGACATTACATTATTAGTCACACTGAGACCGTCAGCGATTTGTTGGAGGTGATGTTGCTGCAAAAGGAACTAGGCCTGTTGCATGGCACCTTGGATTCGAAGGCACGCATTGATCTCATCACAGTACCCTTATTTGAAACCATTGAAGATCTTCGTAATGCAGCACCCATCATGCGCGACTTTTATGCTTTGCCAGGCATTGCTAATTTAGTAAAACGGTCAGGTGGCGAGCAAGACATTATGTTGGGCTATTCCGACAGTAACAAAGACGGCGGGATCTTTACCAGTAATTGGGAGCTGTACCGCGCTGAGATTGCTTTGGTAGAGCTCTTTGAGCGTTTAGCCAACAGTCACAATATCCAGCTGCGCTTATTTCATGGGCGTGGTGGAACAGTAGGACGGGGTGGCGGCCCTAGTTATGAAGCCATTCTGGCACAACCACCTGGGACTGTTCGAGGTCAAATTCGCTTGACGGAGCAGGGTGAAGTGATCGGTTCTAAATACGCCAACCCAGCAATCGGCCGACAAAATCTAGAGGCATTAATTGCAGCTACTCTTGAGGCAACACTCTTACAGCCAACCAAGCCCGCAACACCCTTATTCCTTAAAACGGCTGCACAGATTTCAGAGTCCAGCATGCGGGCCTACCGCCGTTTGATCTATGAGACCGAGGGATTCGCTGAATACTTTTTCCAGGCTACTCCGATTCGTGAGATTGCCGAGCTCAATATTGGTTCACGACCTGCATCCCGTAAAGCGACGCAGCGTATTGAGGATCTTCGAGCCATTCCATGGGGATTTAGTTGGGGCCAATGCCGTCTAACACTCCCTGGTTGGTTTGGTTTCGGATCTGCCATTTACGAGTTATTACATGACGTCAAGCCCAAAGAGCGCGCTACGAACTTGGCTCTATTAAAACGGATGTATCGTCAGTGGCCATTCTTTCGAACCCTCTTATCGAATATGGATATGGCTTTATCCAAAGCAGACCTTGATTTGGCTGCTCTTTACAGTGAGCTGGTTGCGGACTCGCGCTTACGCAAAAAGATCTTTACGGCCATGTGCGAGGAGTGGGATAAGACCATTGATGCACTTGTGCAGATCACGGGGGAGAAGCAACGCCTTGCTAATAACCCAATCTTAGCTCGGTCGATTCGCCATCGCTTTCCTTACATCGACCCTTTACATCACATTCAGGTTGAATTGGTGAGGCGCTATCGAGCTGGGCAAAGCGATGAGCGGGTCAAGCGCGGCATCCACTTATCCATCAATGGCATTGCATCGGGTTTACGAAATACAGGATAAAGCCGCTAATCACTTGTGGTGATCGGCAGGAAGCTCAACACCACATGCACGACAGTATCTATCCGTTGCATTGAGATCATCGGCTAAGCAGTTTGGACAGGTTCTTGGATCTTGGTCTGGCCGATGGCGCCGCAGTGCCATTTCGCTCGTCACAATTCCAGTGGGAACCGCTAAAGTACCCCAGCCCATGAGCATCATGATGGATGCAATGAGCTTGCCTAAGTCGGTTTGTGGAGTGATATCGCCGAAGCCAACCGTTGTCATGGTTGTAATCGCCCAATAGATGCTAATTGGGATATTGGTAAATCCATTCTGGGGCCCCTCCACAACATACATGAGGGTGCCCATCACCATGACAATCATTAGAACAACCGATAAAAACACCATGATTTTGCGACGACTGGCCGCTAGGGCATTTGCTAGATGGTTGTACTCGACCAAGAAACTCGTGAGCTTGAAGATTCGGAATATGCGTAAAAGACGCAGAACCCGAACATCAATCAGTGAATGTAACTCTGGGAAGAAGAGTGCGAGGTAGGTGGGTAAAAATGCGATGAGGTCAATGATTCCAAAAAAGCTCAGCGCATATTTACGTCGATCGGGAGCGCAGTAGAGGCGCGCAAGGTATTCAATAGTAAAGATGAAGGTAAAAAACCACTCCATGGCAAAGAGGATGGAGTGAAATTTGGCCGATACGCTTTGCACACTATCGAGCACCACCACCAGAATGGAAACCAGAATGACAAAGATTAGGATCCGGTCAAAGAGCCGGCCGGCATGGGTATCGGACTCAAAAATAACCCGATACAAGGTCTCTTTCAGAGTCTGCTCTTCATGGATCTCAGGCTTGGCGGTCATATCGGCCTTGGGGGTTCAAAACAATTAGAATAACGGTTTACCAAGTAATCATTCATTTAGCTTAAATAATAAGGAATTTGTATGCCAAGCCTTTTGCCCAATGTAGACCCGGATGGTCTATTGGAATTCTCGGTAGTCTATACCGATCGTTCTTTGAATCACATGTCAGCGGAATTTAAAAAAGTTATCACTGATATTTCTGCAATTCTCAAGGATGTGTATAAAGCGCATTCCACCGTCGTGGTACCTGGAAGTGGAACCTACGGTATGGAAGCAGTGGCACGGCAGTTTGCTCCTGGCAAAAAATGCTTAATTATTCGTAACGGCTGGTTTAGTTATCGCTGGACGCAAATTTTTGATCTCGAACAGTTCACCCAAGACGTTCATGTGATTAAGGGCCGCCAAGTTGAGCAGACTGCGCAAGGTGCGTATGCACCCCCTCCGATTGAAGAGGTTGTTGCCTTTATTCAGAAAGAGAAGCCAGACGTCGTATTTGCTCCGCATGTTGAAACGTCCGCTGGAATTATTCTGCCCCCCGAGTATTTGAGGGCGATTGGCGACGCCGTGGAATCGGTTAATGGATTATTTGTGTTGGATTGCATTGCTTCTGGTGCAATGTGGGTCGATATGAAGGCCAGCAAAGTGGACGTCTTGATTAGCGCTCCGCAAAAAGGGTGGAGTAGCTCCCCATGTTGTGCTTTGATTGGGCTCTCCGAGCGGGCTCGTCAAAAAATTGAGCATACTCAAAGCAATAGCTTCTCAATCGATCTCAAGAAGTGGTTACAGATTATGGAGACCTACGAGAAGGGTGCGCATGTGTATCACACCACCATGCCAACCGATGCATTGAAGATCCTTCGTAACGCCATGAAAGAGACCCAATCGCATGGATTTGATTATCTCAAGCAGCAGCAGATTGAGTTGGGCGCCAGAGTCAGAGCCTTAATGGTTGCCAAGGGCTTCCCAAGCGTAGCCGCTACGGGTTATCAAGCACCATGTGTCGTCGTGAGTTACACCACTGATCCGGATATGCAGTCTGGTAAGAAGTTTATGGAGGTTGGTCTGCAAACTGCAGCGGGTGTGCCATTGCAGGTGGGCGAGGGCCCTGAGTTTAGGACCTTCCGTATCGGATTATTTGGTCTTGAGAAGTTACTTCATATTGAGCGCGCCATCACGCATCTTGAAGCTGCGATGGACAAGATCACAGCGAAGTAATTACTTTTCGATCTTTAAAACCGCAAAGGCAGCCTGAAGGCGCTTGGAGTAAATCTCCTTAAGCGCCTTTACTTTTTCAGGGGTCCATGACCAAAAGCCAGCAAGACTTTTGGTTCCTGTTCTACCACTCTGAACCATATCTAGAATCGATGCAGGCATTGCGGTGTCATTGCAAAGCGCTGGATAGATCTCCTTAGCCGCATTGCAATTGACATCCCAGCCCGATAATTCTTTTTGGGTGATGGGCCCGACTGCAGCATACCGAAATCCAAAACTATAGCGGACCGCGTCATCCACATCCTCGGGCGTTGCGATACCGCGATCGATTAAGTAAAGCGCCTCTCGCATTAAGGCGTGCTGGATACGATTGGCCAAAAACCCTGGAATATCTTGCTTCACCAGAACCGGTTTCTTATCAATGGATTGATAAAAGGCATACACTGCATCTGCAATCTTTGGATCGGTTTTCTCACCCAATACGATTTCGACTAAAGGCACCAGTTCAGCGGGCATAAAGTAATGCGCCCCCATCATACGATGGGCTGTTTTCAAACCCTGTGCGATTTTGCTAATTGGGTAGGCGGAGCTATTACTCCCAATCGGTATTGCCTCTGGGACACGTTGGTCTAGCGAACAAAATAAGGCTTGCTTGGTTGGCAAATCCTCAATAATCGTTTCTACAATCCAGCGGCAGTCAGCCCAGTCGTTCCATGTATCAATTTCTCCAGCGCGAGATGATCCAGCGGCACCCCGTTTTTCAGGGGAGCATAATGCGATCGCATCGTTTAGGCATTGCTGCGCCTTTTCTTGGGTACGCCCCAAAACCACGACGGGGACGCTCGCCTCCAAGAAGCCAGCCGCAATGCCAGTTGCCATGGTTCCAGTTCCAATTACCGTCACATAAGCCATCAAAAGCCCCTATTAGCGTCATGAAATAAACAAGAGTCTAATTCAGTTTGGCAAATGTCAGCCTGGCTTGACAGGCCATCGCACCCAGTTGGCCAAATAGGTAATACCCCATACAGGTCAAGGCAAGTGAGCCCTGAAACTGGTATAAATGGAACTTCGCTTTTTTAAGCCATTGCCATTCATAACGACAACGACAGACAAACTATGCTGAAACTTGACCAACATCCATCCGGTAGACATTTTTTACACATCCCAGGACCCAGTCCGGTTCCTTCCAGGATCTTACGTGCGATTAGCTATCAAACGATTGATCATCGCGGCCCAGAGTTCGGTGAGTTGGGTCTCCAATTATTGGCTGGTATGCAAACCATCTTCAAGACCAAGCATCCAGTGATCATTTATCCAAGTTCGGGAACGGGTGCGTGGGAAGGTGCTCTCGTAAATACCCTGTCACCTGGTGATCTCGTCCTGATGTACGAGACCGGTCATTTTGCAACCCTTTGGAATAAATTGGCTCAACGCTTAGGCATTAAAACCGAGTTCATCGGCTTGCCCGGTGCCCAAGGTTGGCGTCATGGGGTTGATGCGGCCAAAATTGAAGAGCGCCTCAAGGCGGATACGGGCCATCAAATTAAAGCGGTCTGTGTGGTTCATAACGAGACCTCAACGGGTGTTACTTCCAATATCGCTGCGGTACGTAAAGCCATTGATGCGGCAAAGCATCCTGCGCTTTTAATGGTTGATACGATCTCCGGTCTGGCCTCAGCTGATTTTCGTCACGATGAGTGGGGCGTTGATGTGACCGTGAGCGGTTCGCAAAAGGGTTTAATGCTCCCTCCAGGCATCGGATTTAATGCGATTTCACCAAAAGCGCTGGAGGCTAGTAAGCGTGCGACCTTGCCCAAAGCATATTGGGCTTGGGATGAAATTCTAGAGTCCAATAAGACTGGTTATTGGCCCTCAACGCCTGCAACCAATTTGCTCTATGGCTTGCACGAGGCGATTGAGATGATTTTGAACGAAGGCATGGACAATGTGTTTGCTCGCCATCAGCGCCTTGCCAAGGCTTGCCGCGCAGCGGTTGAGGCATGGGGCTTGGAGGTGCAGTGCAAAGATCCTGCGGTTTATTCCCCGGTATTGACTGGTGTGCGTACCCCAGAGGGTGTGGATGCCGATGCCTTGCGTAAATTAATCTTTGAACGCTACAACCTATCCCTTGGTACAGGCTTGGGTAAGGTAAAAGGTCAATTGTTCCGCATCGGACACTTGGGTGACTGCAATGAGTTGTCTTTGCTTGCTGCCATCAGCGGTTGCGAAATGGGTATGAACCGGTTTGGTATCAAACTCAAAGGCAGCGGTATTCTTGCCGCTCAAGAAGCCCTGCAGTAATTACGATTGATTGAGTTGTTTCCGTAGCGCTTCGATCTCCTCGAGGAGGTCAAGCGCCAATGCAACCCCTGGGGTATTGACCTCGAGATCTCGCACTAAACGGCTAGCGATCTTGGCGCGACGCAACGAATGCCCCGTAAAGCGCCATTCACTCTGGCTCGAGCCTTGCGGCTGAAGGACGCCCTCGGCGACCCATTCTTCTATATGCGTATGGGTGATTGAGCATGCTTGGCAGATTTCAGTAACGGTCAAATGCAGTTGCTCTTCAACCACCACGCCCTCTAGTAACACTGAACGATTTGTACTCATATCGATTACTCCTAAGCGTTTGCACGTGGATTAAATGCAGCAAATGACTTTGCCATTGCTTGATAAGCCTCTTTATCTGAATCGGAGACAGCTGGTGGGGTAACCAGACGAATGGCTGCGTATAGATCGCCCGGCTCTTGACTCGGAATACCCTTGCCCTTGAGGCGGAGTTTCTTGCCCGCCATGGTATTGGCTGGTATGTTCAATTCAACTTTGCCAGTGGGAGTGGGGAGGTCTACGGTTGCTCCTAATGCCGCCTCCCAGGGAGCAAGGTTTAAGTCAACCGTGACATCCTTGCCATCAACCTTAAACAGACTGTTTGGTTTGATCACAATCTCTAAATAGAGGTCACCCGCTTTGCCATTACCAAATCCTGGACTTCCTTGGCCAGCGAGGCGTAAATGTTGACCGCTTCGAATACCCTTGGGTATTTTGACCTCTAAGGTGCGCTCTTGCATGCGCAGATGACCTTGATCATCCAGTGCAGGCATTTTGAGTCCGATGCTTCGTTGTGCACCTAGATACGAATCAACCAAATCAATCTCGATCTTAGCGTGGTGATCTTCACCCGGAATATTGAACTGAGCACTTTGTTGATTCGCCTGTTGAGCGCGGCGCCCAAAAATGGATTCAAAGAACTCACTATGGTCGGGATTGGCACTATCACCCCAACCATTGCCCCGAAACTCGTAACCAGAATCCCAGTTAGGCGGGGGATTAAAGCCTTGACCACCTGACCAGTTGCTACCCATCTGATCATACGCTGCTTTTTTCTCGGGATCTTTCAAAACGGCGTAGGCCTCACCGATTTCCTTAAAGCGCTTTTCAGCATCCGCCTCTTTACTGACGTCGGGGTGGTACTTGCGCGCCAGCTTGCGATAGGCCTGTTTGATTTGATCAGGCGTTGCATCCCGCTCAAGGCCGAGTATTTTGTAATAGTCTTGGTATTCCATGAAGGCACAAAGAAAGTCAATCAATAATCCTCGATTTTAATCGGATTAAACCATTCAGTAGAATGGGCGCATGCCTGAAATTGATCCCTTAACCGCTGACGATGATTTACCACCTAGTAAATCAGAGCTCAAACGTCAAATGGCCGAGCGCCAAAAATTAGCTGAAGCGTTAAGCACTCTTACAAGTGATGCCTTAAAGTCGATTCCAATCGATGAAGATTTGCGCGATGCGATTGCAGAAACCTCACGCATTCGCTCTTTTGAAGGGATTCGGCGCCACAAGCAATACCTGGGTAAACGGATGCGCTCATTATCGGACGAGGATATTGCAGCCATTAAGAGGCAGCTTGAAGTGATTGAAGGACCCGGTCGGGTCGAAACTGCAAAGTTACACCGCTTAGAGCGTCTGCGTGAGCGCTTATTGCAAAGTGATGAGGCACTCCAAGAGCTCATTTCCCAACATCCCACGCTCGATATTCAGAATATTCGGACCTTGATTCGTAACGCGAAGAAGGAGCGCGAGGCCAATAAACCTCCAAAAGCCTATCGCGAGATTTTTCAATACCTAAGAGAGCTTGAGGCCTAAATGAGTAAAACTAAACAGGATCGTGGTGAAATCTACGTATTCATCCAGGCGATCTTATTGATTGCATTATTTTTTGGACCCACCGATCTCTTTGGCAAGCCAGAAACGATCTACTATCCATTATGGCTGGCAGGTAGAGCCCTTTTTTATATAGGACTGGGTATTGCGCTCTGGGCTGCCATTGCCTTGGGACCCAATCTCACTCCAATGCCAAAACCTAAACGCAATGGTGAGCTGATCCAAACAGGGATTTATAAGCTGGTTCGGCACCCGATTTATTTTGGAGTGATTGTATTGAGCTTTGGCTGGGCAGCAACCCTACAAAGTTGGTATACCCTAGCCGTTGCAATTGTTCTGCTCATCTTTTTTGATCTGAAGTCCCGCAAAGAAGAGGAGTGGTTGCTGGAAAAATTTCCGAGCTATCAAGACTATCAACGGCGAACTAAAAAACTAATTCCGCTGATTTATTAAATCAACATCTAATTTATTTAACCGCTTTATACCCCGGCGTTTTATTAGAGCGATTCTGGATAGCCTTAACGAATGCGGTTAAGGTTTTATTACGTCTGAACTCTGGTTTCATGGCGAGATAAAACGTTTCAGTCTCTAGAGGAATAAAGTGCAACTTATATTCCTTAGCGATGTACTGCAGGCCGACGCCAACATCGGCCTGTTCAGCCAGAATGCTGGTC encodes:
- the ppc gene encoding phosphoenolpyruvate carboxylase: MASRPPTRKQDPDSALVDDIRLLGRILGDVIREQEGVAVFNLIEQIRVLSVRFHRHGDENTNKELKKLLKGLSADDAVKVIRAFTYFSHLANLAEDRHQLRRQAAQERIASQQPGSIDLALERIHAAGISKETIVKTLTDSYLSPVLTAHPTEVQRKSILDAERSIAQLLLNRDQIKDRAKAYQLKKDRLCERELADNELQIKARVIQLWQTRLLRYTKLKVADEIENALSYYEATFLREIPKLYAELEDRLGQPHIASFLRMGQWTGGDRDGNPNVTAQTLEYALKRQAEMILRHYLTEVHYLGTELSLSAFLVGFPKPMQALANRSPDENEHRMDEPYRRALTGIYSRLAATLKDLTGGDAARHAVPPQNPYQTAEEFLGDLQIIESSLRSHSAEALINQRLRALIRAVEVFGFHLATVDLRQSSDQHEEVLQELLAVAKIENNYRDLDETAKQALLIRLLNEARPLRVVGAAYSPHTMSELAIFALAKGLRERFGADAIRHYIISHTETVSDLLEVMLLQKELGLLHGTLDSKARIDLITVPLFETIEDLRNAAPIMRDFYALPGIANLVKRSGGEQDIMLGYSDSNKDGGIFTSNWELYRAEIALVELFERLANSHNIQLRLFHGRGGTVGRGGGPSYEAILAQPPGTVRGQIRLTEQGEVIGSKYANPAIGRQNLEALIAATLEATLLQPTKPATPLFLKTAAQISESSMRAYRRLIYETEGFAEYFFQATPIREIAELNIGSRPASRKATQRIEDLRAIPWGFSWGQCRLTLPGWFGFGSAIYELLHDVKPKERATNLALLKRMYRQWPFFRTLLSNMDMALSKADLDLAALYSELVADSRLRKKIFTAMCEEWDKTIDALVQITGEKQRLANNPILARSIRHRFPYIDPLHHIQVELVRRYRAGQSDERVKRGIHLSINGIASGLRNTG
- a CDS encoding ion transporter; this translates as MTAKPEIHEEQTLKETLYRVIFESDTHAGRLFDRILIFVILVSILVVVLDSVQSVSAKFHSILFAMEWFFTFIFTIEYLARLYCAPDRRKYALSFFGIIDLIAFLPTYLALFFPELHSLIDVRVLRLLRIFRIFKLTSFLVEYNHLANALAASRRKIMVFLSVVLMIVMVMGTLMYVVEGPQNGFTNIPISIYWAITTMTTVGFGDITPQTDLGKLIASIMMLMGWGTLAVPTGIVTSEMALRRHRPDQDPRTCPNCLADDLNATDRYCRACGVELPADHHK
- a CDS encoding aminotransferase class V-fold PLP-dependent enzyme yields the protein MPSLLPNVDPDGLLEFSVVYTDRSLNHMSAEFKKVITDISAILKDVYKAHSTVVVPGSGTYGMEAVARQFAPGKKCLIIRNGWFSYRWTQIFDLEQFTQDVHVIKGRQVEQTAQGAYAPPPIEEVVAFIQKEKPDVVFAPHVETSAGIILPPEYLRAIGDAVESVNGLFVLDCIASGAMWVDMKASKVDVLISAPQKGWSSSPCCALIGLSERARQKIEHTQSNSFSIDLKKWLQIMETYEKGAHVYHTTMPTDALKILRNAMKETQSHGFDYLKQQQIELGARVRALMVAKGFPSVAATGYQAPCVVVSYTTDPDMQSGKKFMEVGLQTAAGVPLQVGEGPEFRTFRIGLFGLEKLLHIERAITHLEAAMDKITAK
- a CDS encoding 3-hydroxyacyl-CoA dehydrogenase family protein; amino-acid sequence: MAYVTVIGTGTMATGIAAGFLEASVPVVVLGRTQEKAQQCLNDAIALCSPEKRGAAGSSRAGEIDTWNDWADCRWIVETIIEDLPTKQALFCSLDQRVPEAIPIGSNSSAYPISKIAQGLKTAHRMMGAHYFMPAELVPLVEIVLGEKTDPKIADAVYAFYQSIDKKPVLVKQDIPGFLANRIQHALMREALYLIDRGIATPEDVDDAVRYSFGFRYAAVGPITQKELSGWDVNCNAAKEIYPALCNDTAMPASILDMVQSGRTGTKSLAGFWSWTPEKVKALKEIYSKRLQAAFAVLKIEK